One genomic window of Medicago truncatula cultivar Jemalong A17 chromosome 1, MtrunA17r5.0-ANR, whole genome shotgun sequence includes the following:
- the LOC25485266 gene encoding putative receptor-like protein kinase At4g00960 isoform X1, giving the protein MYIINSSTTTQLILLLLLLASLLTSLTFSLSVSPIYNSHACTDTSYYQPNSNFQTTLKTLLSSLVNTTIHNTFYTSHIPLFNSPNDLKGIFLCRADVTPSICHNCVTAAANNITTLCKNQTESIIWYDQCFLRYSNDSFLNHMVPAITLESDENVPDSESTLFSDFLANFLKGLAYETVNSPSGQKFAAKEEIFLGSVKVYSLAQCTPDLSTFDCNTCLQSAISSIGNCCNGKRGARSLLPSCNIRYEFYPFYNVSAVSTQPKLTSPSSGKSTVPLIIAIFVPTVVVMALLIVGFYFLRKRAIKKYEYSNTFVQDPSSIRREDLTDIDCLQFDFSTIEAATNCFSDENKIGQGGFGVVYKGVLPNGLEIAVKRLSITSLQGAIEFRNEASLVAKLQHRNLVRMFGFCLEGREKMLVYEYIPNKSLDHFLFDSAKQRELDWSSRHKIIVGIARGILYLHEDSQLRIIHRDLKASNVLLDENMNPKISDFGMAKIFQPDQTQVNTGRIVGTYGYMSPEYAMRGQFSVKSDVFSFGVLVLEIVSGKKNTDLNQRNHTDDLLSYAWKKWSEQTPLELLDPTLRDSYSRNEVMRCIHIGLLCVQESPYDRPSMETIALMLNSYSVTLSLPRQPPSLMRGRTPDRIKQGLDSDQSTTCSIPWSVNEVSITEVYPR; this is encoded by the exons ATGTATATCATCAATtcctcaacaacaacacaattgattcttcttcttcttcttcttgcatCCTTGTTAACTTCACTCACCTTTTCATTATCAGTATCTCCAATATACAACTCCCATGCTTGCACCGACACCTCATATTACCAACCAAATTCAAATttccaaacaactttaaaaACCCTTCTCTCTTCACTCGTCAACACCACCATacacaacactttctacacCTCCCACATACCCCTATTCAATTCCCCCAATGACTTAAAAGGAATCTTCCTCTGCCGGGCCGACGTTACTCCCTCCATATGCCACAACTGCGTAACCGCCGCAGCAAATAACATCACAACTCTCTGCAAAAACCAAACAGAGTCTATTATCTGGTACGACCAATGTTTTTTACGTTACTCCAACGATTCCTTCTTGAACCATATGGTTCCAGCAATAACCTTGGAATCAGATGAAAATGTTCCTGATTCAGAATCTACACTGTTCAGTGATTTTCTAGCAAACTTTTTGAAGGGTTTAGCATATGAAACTGTGAATTCTCCTTCAGGACAGAAATTTGCTGCCAAAGAAGAAATATTCTTGGGTTCTGTTAAGGTTTATTCTTTGGCACAGTGTACACCTGATTTGTCTACGTTTGATTGTAATACATGCTTGCAAAGTGCCATTAGTTCTATTGGAAATTGTTGTAATGGGAAACGCGGTGCAAGATCACTTCTTCCGAGTTGTAATATACGATATGAATTTTACCCGTTTTATAACGTTTCTGCTGTTTCTACTCAGCCAAAACTTACCTCTCCGTCTTCAG GAAAGAGCACTGTGCCTTTAATCATTGCGATTTTTGTTCCAACTGTTGTTGTTATGGCACTTCTCATTGTCGGCTTCTACTTCCTGCGTAAGAGGGCAATCAAGAAGTATGAGTATAGTAATACATTCGTCCAGGATCCATCTTCaa TTCGGAGAGAGGATCTTACAGATATAGATTGTTTGCAATTTGACTTTTCCACTATTGAAGCTGCCACAAATTGTTTCTCTGATGAGAACAAGATTGGCCAAGGTGGATTTGGTGTGGTTTATAAG GGTGTCCTTCCTAACGGACTAGAGATAGCTGTGAAGAGGTTGTCGATAACCTCCTTGCAGGGAGCAATAGAGTTCAGGAATGAAGCTTCCCTTGTAGCCAAGCTTCAACATAGAAATTTAGTGAGaatgtttggattttgtttggaggggagggaaaAGATGCTTGTTTATGAATACATACCAAACAAAAGCCTCGATCACTTTCTATTTG ATTCTGCAAAGCAAAGGGAGTTAGATTGGTCTAGTCGCCATAAGATTATAGTTGGCATCGCTCGAGGGATTCTTTATCTACACGAAGACTCCCAACTTAGAATTATTCATCGTGATCTCAAAGCCAGCAATGTTCTATTAGATGAAAATATGAACCCAAAGATTTCAGATTTTGGGATGGCAAAAATTTTCCAGCCAGATCAGACTCAAGTAAATACAGGAAGGATAGTAGGGACTTA CGGCTACATGTCTCCAGAATATGCAATGCGCGGACAGTTCTCTGTGAAGTCAGATGTGTTTAGCTTCGGTGTCTTAGTTTTGGAAATCGTTAGTGGCAAGAAGAATACCGATTTAAATCAAAGGAATCATACTGATGATCTCTTAAGCTAT GCTTGGAAAAAATGGTCAGAGCAAACACCTCTGGAGTTACTGGATCCAACACTTAGAGACTCTTATTCAAGAAATGAAGTTATGAGATGCATCCATATTGGTTTATTGTGTGTTCAGGAAAGTCCATATGACAGGCCATCCATGGAAACTATTGCACTTATGCTCAACAGTTATTCAGTTACCTTGTCATTACCTCGACAACCACCGTCTTTAATGCGTGGAAGAACACCTGACAGAATAAAGCAAGGGCTTGATTCTGATCAGTCTACCACATGTTCAATTCCATGGTCTGTGAATGAAGTATCCATTACTGAAGTATACCCTCGATAA
- the LOC25485266 gene encoding cysteine-rich receptor-like protein kinase 10 isoform X2, which translates to MGNAVQDHFFRVVIYDMNFTRFITFLLFLLSQNLPLRLQCWSCVGKSTVPLIIAIFVPTVVVMALLIVGFYFLRKRAIKKYEYSNTFVQDPSSIRREDLTDIDCLQFDFSTIEAATNCFSDENKIGQGGFGVVYKGVLPNGLEIAVKRLSITSLQGAIEFRNEASLVAKLQHRNLVRMFGFCLEGREKMLVYEYIPNKSLDHFLFDSAKQRELDWSSRHKIIVGIARGILYLHEDSQLRIIHRDLKASNVLLDENMNPKISDFGMAKIFQPDQTQVNTGRIVGTYGYMSPEYAMRGQFSVKSDVFSFGVLVLEIVSGKKNTDLNQRNHTDDLLSYAWKKWSEQTPLELLDPTLRDSYSRNEVMRCIHIGLLCVQESPYDRPSMETIALMLNSYSVTLSLPRQPPSLMRGRTPDRIKQGLDSDQSTTCSIPWSVNEVSITEVYPR; encoded by the exons ATGGGAAACGCGGTGCAAGATCACTTCTTCCGAGTTGTAATATACGATATGAATTTTACCCGTTTTATAACGTTTCTGCTGTTTCTACTCAGCCAAAACTTACCTCTCCGTCTTCAG TGCTGGTCTTGTGTAGGAAAGAGCACTGTGCCTTTAATCATTGCGATTTTTGTTCCAACTGTTGTTGTTATGGCACTTCTCATTGTCGGCTTCTACTTCCTGCGTAAGAGGGCAATCAAGAAGTATGAGTATAGTAATACATTCGTCCAGGATCCATCTTCaa TTCGGAGAGAGGATCTTACAGATATAGATTGTTTGCAATTTGACTTTTCCACTATTGAAGCTGCCACAAATTGTTTCTCTGATGAGAACAAGATTGGCCAAGGTGGATTTGGTGTGGTTTATAAG GGTGTCCTTCCTAACGGACTAGAGATAGCTGTGAAGAGGTTGTCGATAACCTCCTTGCAGGGAGCAATAGAGTTCAGGAATGAAGCTTCCCTTGTAGCCAAGCTTCAACATAGAAATTTAGTGAGaatgtttggattttgtttggaggggagggaaaAGATGCTTGTTTATGAATACATACCAAACAAAAGCCTCGATCACTTTCTATTTG ATTCTGCAAAGCAAAGGGAGTTAGATTGGTCTAGTCGCCATAAGATTATAGTTGGCATCGCTCGAGGGATTCTTTATCTACACGAAGACTCCCAACTTAGAATTATTCATCGTGATCTCAAAGCCAGCAATGTTCTATTAGATGAAAATATGAACCCAAAGATTTCAGATTTTGGGATGGCAAAAATTTTCCAGCCAGATCAGACTCAAGTAAATACAGGAAGGATAGTAGGGACTTA CGGCTACATGTCTCCAGAATATGCAATGCGCGGACAGTTCTCTGTGAAGTCAGATGTGTTTAGCTTCGGTGTCTTAGTTTTGGAAATCGTTAGTGGCAAGAAGAATACCGATTTAAATCAAAGGAATCATACTGATGATCTCTTAAGCTAT GCTTGGAAAAAATGGTCAGAGCAAACACCTCTGGAGTTACTGGATCCAACACTTAGAGACTCTTATTCAAGAAATGAAGTTATGAGATGCATCCATATTGGTTTATTGTGTGTTCAGGAAAGTCCATATGACAGGCCATCCATGGAAACTATTGCACTTATGCTCAACAGTTATTCAGTTACCTTGTCATTACCTCGACAACCACCGTCTTTAATGCGTGGAAGAACACCTGACAGAATAAAGCAAGGGCTTGATTCTGATCAGTCTACCACATGTTCAATTCCATGGTCTGTGAATGAAGTATCCATTACTGAAGTATACCCTCGATAA